One window of Microbacterium sediminis genomic DNA carries:
- a CDS encoding response regulator, with protein MTDPIRTLIVDDDFRVSGIHRDLVDAHPGFQALPPVRDAASARRAIAEMEPQLLLLDVYLPDGDGIEVGRESGVDRFVLSAAADAATVRRAIGSGALQVILKPFPPNALHDRLSAYARFRNLLARDETALAQDDVDRALAAARGGIEQGPARDETRRLVLAALAGGEASAAEAAERAGVSRATAQRHLAALAAQGAVAVSLRYGSAGRPEHRYRRP; from the coding sequence GTGACCGATCCGATCAGGACGCTGATCGTCGACGACGACTTCCGCGTGAGCGGGATCCACCGCGACCTCGTCGACGCGCACCCCGGCTTCCAGGCGCTGCCCCCGGTGCGCGACGCCGCCTCCGCGCGGCGCGCGATCGCCGAGATGGAGCCGCAGCTGCTGCTGCTCGACGTGTACCTGCCCGACGGCGACGGCATCGAGGTCGGCCGGGAGTCCGGCGTCGACCGCTTCGTGCTCAGCGCCGCCGCCGATGCCGCCACCGTGCGCCGGGCGATCGGGTCCGGCGCGCTGCAGGTGATCCTGAAGCCCTTCCCGCCGAACGCGCTGCACGACCGGCTCAGCGCGTACGCCCGGTTCCGCAACCTGCTCGCGCGCGACGAGACGGCCCTGGCTCAGGACGACGTCGATCGCGCGCTCGCCGCGGCGCGCGGGGGCATCGAGCAGGGGCCGGCGCGCGACGAGACCCGGCGGCTCGTGCTCGCGGCGCTGGCGGGCGGCGAGGCCTCGGCGGCGGAGGCCGCGGAGCGCGCCGGCGTCTCGCGCGCCACGGCGCAGCGGCATCTCGCGGCGCTCGCGGCCCAGGGCGCGGTGGCGGTGTCGCTGCGCTACGGCAGCGCGGGCCGCCCCGAGCACCGCTACCGCCGCCCCTGA
- the bcp gene encoding thioredoxin-dependent thiol peroxidase: MTERLEPGTPAPDFALGDQDGSPVSLADFRGRKVVLYFYPAAMTPGCTTEACDFRDSIGSLAGAGYAVLGVSPDEPEKLKAFAERDGLTFPLLSDPDAAVHQAYGTWGEKKNYGKVYVGVIRSTFVIDEQGVIAKALYNVKATGHVARLRRELGID, translated from the coding sequence ATGACTGAGCGCCTCGAACCCGGTACCCCCGCCCCCGACTTCGCGCTGGGCGACCAGGACGGCTCGCCCGTGTCGCTCGCCGACTTCCGCGGCCGCAAGGTGGTGCTGTACTTCTACCCGGCGGCGATGACCCCGGGCTGCACCACCGAGGCGTGCGACTTCCGCGACTCGATCGGCTCGCTCGCGGGCGCCGGCTACGCGGTGCTGGGCGTCTCGCCCGACGAGCCCGAGAAGCTTAAGGCGTTCGCGGAGCGCGACGGGCTGACCTTCCCGCTGCTGAGCGACCCCGACGCCGCCGTCCACCAGGCGTACGGCACCTGGGGCGAGAAGAAGAACTACGGCAAGGTGTACGTCGGGGTGATCCGCTCCACGTTCGTCATCGACGAGCAGGGCGTGATCGCCAAGGCGCTCTACAACGTCAAGGCCACGGGCCACGTGGCGCGCCTGCGCCGCGAGCTCGGCATCGACTAA
- a CDS encoding sensor histidine kinase: MRFATRVLLMQLGAAFLIVLVCLAAFAAFAVGQLRAEAESTALGIARSVASDPDVRAQAAAYAGRAGLDAAALEAGDLQRQAAEVADRTGALFVVIANDRGLRLAHPDPAELGRELSTAYAPVLRGSETIDWAHGTLGDSARAKVPVTDPASGEVIGLVSVGFAPSRVYGDVPAVLGVVAGVALVAVAAAVGVALLIRRRLEALTRGVQPDELEALLQSRAAVLDGVHDGVLAIGPDRVVRACNPSAVRVFGGIDPTGSDVGAAGLPRRLVRAVERVLAGEARVEEQLVLEDRVAYVDVRRARNGADDLGAVAVLRDRTDVLALAERLEAVRAATSALRVQRHEFANRMHAAAGMLAAGRVDEAERMIAEFAERGAIPDEGALEVDEPFLASFLAAKAAEASERGVELRIADDTLLVGVVAQPEDVAAVLGNLVDNAISAAVAGAEPRWVSVSLLDDGDTLALTVTDSGRGVDDPNHVFENARRQEDAAPADAVHGRGIGLPLARRFARRRGGALWLVEARGEGHGAVFAARLPGAMSPRSAPEEAIAP, translated from the coding sequence ATGCGGTTCGCGACCCGGGTGCTCCTCATGCAGCTCGGGGCGGCGTTTCTCATCGTGCTCGTGTGCCTGGCGGCCTTCGCCGCGTTCGCCGTGGGGCAGCTGCGGGCCGAGGCGGAGTCGACGGCGCTGGGGATCGCCCGCTCCGTCGCGAGCGACCCGGACGTGCGCGCGCAGGCGGCCGCCTACGCCGGCCGCGCGGGGCTCGACGCCGCGGCGCTGGAGGCCGGTGACCTGCAGCGCCAGGCGGCCGAGGTGGCCGACCGCACGGGCGCGCTGTTCGTCGTGATCGCCAACGACCGCGGCCTGCGCCTGGCACACCCCGACCCCGCCGAGCTCGGCCGCGAGCTCAGCACCGCCTACGCGCCGGTGCTGCGGGGGAGCGAGACCATCGACTGGGCCCACGGCACGCTGGGCGACTCGGCCCGCGCGAAGGTGCCCGTGACCGATCCCGCCTCGGGTGAGGTGATCGGCCTCGTCAGCGTGGGCTTCGCGCCGTCGCGCGTGTACGGCGACGTGCCGGCCGTGCTGGGTGTGGTCGCGGGCGTCGCGCTCGTGGCGGTCGCGGCCGCCGTGGGGGTCGCGCTGCTCATCCGGCGGCGCCTGGAGGCCCTCACCCGCGGGGTGCAGCCAGACGAGCTCGAGGCGCTGCTGCAGAGCCGGGCGGCCGTGCTCGACGGCGTGCACGACGGGGTCCTCGCCATCGGTCCCGATCGCGTCGTGCGCGCCTGCAATCCGTCGGCCGTGCGCGTGTTCGGAGGGATCGACCCCACGGGCAGCGACGTTGGGGCGGCCGGGCTGCCCCGCCGGCTGGTGCGGGCGGTTGAGCGCGTGCTGGCGGGCGAGGCGCGCGTCGAGGAGCAGCTGGTGCTCGAGGATCGCGTGGCTTACGTCGACGTGCGCCGCGCCCGCAACGGGGCCGACGACCTCGGGGCGGTCGCCGTGCTGCGCGATCGCACCGACGTGCTCGCCCTCGCCGAGCGCCTGGAGGCCGTGCGGGCGGCCACGAGCGCCCTGCGGGTGCAGCGGCACGAGTTCGCGAACCGGATGCATGCCGCGGCCGGCATGCTCGCCGCGGGTCGGGTGGACGAGGCCGAGCGGATGATCGCGGAGTTCGCCGAGCGCGGTGCGATCCCCGACGAGGGCGCGCTCGAGGTCGACGAGCCGTTCCTCGCCTCGTTCCTCGCGGCGAAGGCCGCCGAGGCGTCCGAGCGCGGCGTGGAGCTGCGCATCGCCGACGACACGCTGCTCGTGGGCGTCGTCGCCCAGCCGGAGGACGTCGCCGCCGTGCTGGGCAACCTCGTCGACAACGCGATCTCCGCCGCCGTCGCGGGCGCGGAGCCCCGGTGGGTGTCGGTGTCGCTGCTGGACGACGGCGACACGCTCGCGCTGACGGTGACCGATTCGGGCCGGGGCGTGGACGACCCCAACCACGTGTTCGAGAACGCCCGCCGTCAGGAGGACGCCGCGCCGGCCGATGCGGTGCACGGCCGCGGCATCGGGCTGCCGCTGGCGCGCCGCTTCGCCCGCCGTCGCGGCGGCGCGCTCTGGCTCGTCGAGGCCCGCGGCGAGGGCCACGGCGCCGTCTTCGCCGCCCGCCTGCCGGGCGCGATGTCCCCCCGATCCGCGCCCGAGGAGGCGATCGCCCCGTGA
- a CDS encoding CitMHS family transporter, producing MLVILGFAMILTFMALIMTKRLTPMVALILVPTVFGLFAGAGLGMGDMILGAISDMAPTAALLMFAIMFFGLMIDVGLFDPLIRFITRLVGDDPAKVVLGTALLAGAVSLDGDGSTTFIITTSALLPVYLRLGMSPVVLTCVAGLVNGTMNIVPWGGPTVRAATALGVEPGDVFVPMLPSLAAGLLVAFGLAWYLGLAERRRIGRIDLERAGDDRRAGSGLRPPQLLEGSGGLPGARAALATRNVVTVKGAGSTSTVRLAEDERDTAMADTVLNPERATLRPRLIWVNLALTIVVMVLLIIDVLPLPYVFMIGTGVAMLINFPRLKGQTAAIVAHAPSIVGVVSMVLAAGVLVGVLDGTGMVTAMADWVVQVVPSSLGPFFAVITGLLSIPMTFFMSNDAFYYGILPVLAESAAAYGISPVEMARASIVGQPVHLQSPLVPAILLLVSLASVNLGDHHRKVLWRALVVSLVMLVVGVLVGSIPFA from the coding sequence ATGCTCGTGATTCTCGGATTCGCCATGATCCTCACCTTCATGGCCCTCATCATGACCAAGCGGCTCACGCCGATGGTCGCCCTCATCCTCGTGCCCACCGTGTTCGGCCTGTTCGCCGGCGCGGGTCTCGGCATGGGCGACATGATCCTCGGCGCGATCTCCGACATGGCGCCGACGGCGGCGCTGCTGATGTTCGCGATCATGTTCTTCGGGCTCATGATCGACGTCGGCCTGTTCGATCCGCTCATCCGCTTCATCACGCGCCTCGTGGGCGACGACCCCGCCAAGGTGGTGCTCGGCACGGCGCTGCTGGCCGGTGCCGTCTCGCTCGACGGCGACGGGTCGACGACGTTCATCATCACGACCTCCGCCCTGCTGCCCGTGTATCTGCGCCTCGGCATGAGCCCCGTGGTGCTCACGTGCGTGGCGGGGCTCGTCAACGGCACCATGAACATCGTGCCGTGGGGCGGCCCGACCGTCCGCGCGGCCACCGCCCTGGGCGTGGAGCCCGGTGACGTGTTCGTGCCGATGCTGCCCTCGCTGGCCGCCGGCCTGCTCGTCGCCTTCGGCCTGGCGTGGTACCTCGGCCTGGCCGAGCGCCGCCGGATCGGCCGCATCGACCTCGAGCGCGCGGGCGACGACCGCCGCGCGGGCTCGGGCCTGCGCCCGCCGCAGCTGCTGGAGGGCTCCGGCGGCCTCCCCGGCGCGCGCGCCGCGCTGGCCACCCGCAACGTCGTCACGGTCAAGGGCGCCGGCTCCACCTCGACGGTGCGCCTGGCCGAGGACGAGCGCGACACCGCCATGGCCGACACGGTGCTCAACCCCGAGCGCGCCACCCTGCGCCCGCGGCTGATCTGGGTGAACCTCGCGCTGACCATCGTCGTGATGGTGCTGCTGATCATCGACGTGCTGCCGCTGCCGTACGTGTTCATGATCGGCACGGGCGTCGCGATGCTCATCAACTTCCCGCGCCTGAAGGGTCAGACCGCCGCGATCGTCGCCCACGCGCCGAGCATCGTCGGCGTCGTGTCGATGGTGCTGGCCGCCGGCGTGCTCGTGGGCGTCCTGGACGGCACCGGCATGGTCACGGCGATGGCCGACTGGGTGGTGCAGGTGGTGCCGTCGTCGCTCGGCCCGTTCTTCGCCGTGATCACCGGGCTGCTGTCGATCCCCATGACGTTCTTCATGTCGAACGACGCGTTCTACTACGGCATCCTGCCGGTGCTCGCCGAGAGCGCGGCCGCCTACGGCATCTCGCCGGTCGAGATGGCGCGGGCCTCGATCGTGGGCCAGCCGGTGCACCTGCAGAGCCCGCTCGTGCCGGCGATCCTGCTGCTCGTCTCGCTGGCGAGCGTCAACCTCGGCGATCACCACCGCAAGGTGCTGTGGCGCGCGCTCGTGGTCTCGCTCGTGATGCTCGTCGTCGGCGTGCTGGTCGGATCGATCCCGTTCGCCTGA